A portion of the Punica granatum isolate Tunisia-2019 chromosome 7, ASM765513v2, whole genome shotgun sequence genome contains these proteins:
- the LOC116213469 gene encoding uncharacterized protein LOC116213469 isoform X3, whose amino-acid sequence MQITRLSLFWFVVLWTYSATGMLVLGQDPNYPGFISIDCGASNASTDPVLQLYYQTDHGFIDSGENRLVTGNFTDGEVVRPTAETLRAFPNGTRNCYTIRPTTKTDEDSRKYLIRASFLYGNYDNQNRTPTFDLHIGVTFWVTVRLPTPYTHVHKEVIHVVQPTSDAIQTLALHKRLNIGSTKYFLFRHPFDDYDRIWSPDDTNYGSDIQFLSRNGLSDPSLNKTNDPYKVPTGVLDTWAAGLESTFKFEENWTTNMAAPSKWIVYFHFAELMNMTSQRKFTIYSNNKVVETIDLNYLEPVTVRTHQFTSDIGFQFQFVTSGSTSPPILNALELYRLLDLSTAPTNIDDVTAMSVIKKAYNVRKESWQGDPCVPTNFTWDGVNCSTESPPRITSLNLCSSGLKGKIADSLANLTALVSLNLSHNQLSGSVPGFLAELTNLKHLDLSGNDLSGSVPKNLRTKADAGTLDLHLDGNPNLCKSGSCGLSKKTKYIIIGTVLLVALGSASAVWSWTTHWNKDKAQITQDVESNKKTSKPEGQGISKESNELGREPTPGDKYEENNKRKEDRSSLKEGDEQYEKLRQEVSSLKKMLTKQVTMWSQVPQFIGQIRTIMGGMSGQPADAVFPKQHDSEHCRLDHRQQRDGDDEKERDSGQNDAHISNELSREPTLVKVYEKSQKKKQDGSEVNPHTVETTEAYRQSRSQEDNNLATQEWQVKAIGRKKKGLIQWMNWLRRHGFISALAGSSEMAQLSEEQYKPHTAEQDGSGVNPHTVETTEAYRQSRSQEDNNLVTRQSQVKAIGRKKKGLIHWMNWLRRHGFISALAGSSETAQLSKEQYMPHAKKQDGSGVNPHTAETTEAYRQSRSQEDNNLATQESQVKATGRKKKGLIHWMNWLRRLGFISALAGSSETAQLSEEQYMPHTAEQDGSGVNPHTTETTEAYRQSRSQEDNNLATQESQVKATGRKKKGLIHWMNWLRRHGFISALAGSSETAQLSEEQYKQLSLDSLHKTLTEYVTMWSQVQQFMAQMTTTIEAMSDRSANTVFPQQHHSQQRHSDRREQKGGDDEDEENHGQDDSQMAVSMTTISGQPTAVVFLQQHHSRQHRPIQYQPRGGDNEAKEYHGQDDAHMSKEIGSELTLVEVYGKNYEKNEDQSWVNPHATEITETHHQAMSKEDNSRTTEELGFWRWAKALGRNKRRIIHWMNCLYRLGSISGLSDPSGMAKLSNKHYEQLTQGVTSLKEMLTKHGTMWSKVPQLMDQMTTSMVAISDQHPDATIPQQQHYRKHPDQRQWRGGDDEDEENHGHGDAQVDASMETISDQPLNAVIPQHRSRQHRPDQHQWRGGDDEGEENHGHDNAQMDAIMVAMPGPPADVVSLHPRHSQQRRLNQRRKRGGDYEDTKDHGQDDAQMSRELEEEPTVDEVRDINDKRKDDAEIIETDQQTRSQEDNSPATQQPKAQMWANLVGRNKKGRLQWMNWLCRLSSINELAGPSETTQMSDEQFDQLNQEVSSFEKMLTEQVNKWSQFPQFMDEMTESMAATSSRPTDGVFLQQHRTRQRRPDQRPQKDINDAGEEDHEQDDAQTATSMAAMFSGPPDVVFLQQHHSQQRHSNQRRQRGGDDEDEEDQGLDNAEMAASIGAMSGQPADVVFLHQHRSQQRHLNQRHQRGGDDEVEEDRGLDDAQIATSMVAMLGQPTDSVFPQQHHSQQRHPNQRQEGGEVAEDKEDRGQGAEMAASIVDMFDRPADVVFSHLHPSQQRCSNQPFQRGGNVRDAKNHGLDAAQTATSMAVMSSQLADVVFPQQHHPNQRQQRGGDEEEEEGHGQDDTQMAASITAMLGRPTDVDFLQQHHSKQRHPNQCQKRDEVAEDKEDRSQDDADRAASIADMFGRPTDVVFSQLHQSQQHRPNQRQQRFGNVGDAKNHGQNDSQTVASMVTMSGQLADAVFPQQHHSQQCHPNQRQQRGGDDEEEEYHGQDHAQMAVSMAAMFGQPIDVAFLQQYHSQQHHPNQSQQRGGDEHEEDRGQDDAQMAASTKAMLGQAADVAFPQQHHSQQRHPNQRQQRGGDDEFEEDRGLDDAQIAASMVALGQPIDAVFSQLHNSQQCRPNQRR is encoded by the exons ATGCAAATAACAAGGCTTTCGTTGTTTTGGTTTGTTGTCTTATGGACGTACTCAGCTACTGGGATGCTCGTTCTAGGGCAAGACCCAAACTATCCAG GTTTCATTAGCATCGACTGTGGGGCATCCAATGCTTCCACCGATCCTGTTCTTCAGCTTTATTATCAAACAGACCATGGATTTATAGACTCCGGTGAAAACCGGCTGGTCACTGGCAATTTCACAGACGGGGAAGTAGTTAGACCTACTGCAGAGACTCTGAGGGCATTTCCTAATGGGACTAGAAACTGCTACACAATCCggccgacaacaaagactgatGAAGACAGcagaaaatatttaatcaGGGCTTCTTTCTTGTATGGGAATTACGACAACCAGAACCGTACCCCGACATTCGACTTGCACATAGGAGTTACTTTTTGGGTGACAGTAAGGCTTCCGACGCCTTATACTCATGTCCATAAGGAGGTGATTCATGTGGTTCAACCAACAAGCGATGCTATACAG ACGCTAGCCCTCCATAAGCGACTGAACATTGGCAGCACAAAGTATTTTTTGTTCag GCACCCATTTGATGACTATGATCGCATATGGAGTCCTGATGATACAAACTACGGTTCAGACATACAGTTTTTGTCCCGGAACGGCTTGTCAGACCCTTCCTTAAACAAAACTAATGACCCATATAAAGTTCCCACAGGAGTTCTTGACACATGGGCAGCAGGGCTGGAAAGCACTTTCAAGTTCGAGGAAAATTGGACAACAAATATGGCTGCCCCTTCCAAATGGATTGTTTACTTTCATTTTGCAGAACTGATGAACATGACCTCACAAAGGAAATTCACTATTTACAGCAACAATAAGGTTGTCGAAACAATCGACCTCAATTACCTTGAGCCGGTGACAGTTCGTACCCATCAGTTTACCAGTGACATTGGCTTCCAGTTCCAGTTTGTCACCTCTGGGTCAACCTCACCTCCAATACTCAATGCCCTGGAGCTTTACCGCCTGCTTGATCTTTCAACTGCCCCAACAAACATTGATGATG TGACCGCTATGAGTGTTATCAAGAAAGCATACAATGTGAGAAAAGAGAGTTGGCAGGGAGATCCATGTGTCCCTACTAACTTTACATGGGATGGTGTCAACTGTAGCACCGAGAGTCCTCCGAGGATCACCTCGTT gAACCTGTGCTCCAGCGGCCTGAAAGGGAAGATAGCAGATTCACTGGCCAACTTAACAGCGCTAGTATCTCT GAATCTTTCGCACAATCAATTGTCCGGGTCGGTGCCTGGATTCTTGGCAGAATTGACGAACTTGAAACACCT TGACTTAAGTGGAAATGACCTCAGTGGCTCAGTCCCCAAGAACCTGCGGACAAAGGCTGATGCTGGAACTTTAGATTTACA TTTGGATGGAAACCCCAATCTCTGCAAGTCAGGTTCTTGTGGATTGTCTAAGAAAACGAAGTACATTATAATTGGAACCGTACTATTGGTCGCTCTCGGCAGTGCTTCAGCGGTTTGGAGCTGGACAACCCACTGGAACAAGGATAAAG CTCAAATAACCCAAGACGTGGAATCCAACAAGAAGACATCCAAGCCCGAGGGGCAGGGAATTTCGAAGGAG TCGAATGAACTTGGTAGAGAGCCCACACCGGGCGACAAATATGAAGAAAACAACAAGAGGAAGGAGGATAGATCCTCCTTGAAGGAGGGCGATGAACAGTACGAGAAACTGAGACAGGAGGTAAGCTCGTTGAAGAAGATGTTGACCAAGCAGGTGACCATGTGGTCCCAAGTTCCACAGTTCATTGGCCAAATAAGAACGATCATGGGGGGCATGTCAGGCCAACCCGCTGATGCCGTCTTTCCAAAACAGCATGACTCCGAGCATTGCCGTCTCGACCACCGTCAACAGAGAGATGGAGATgatgagaaagagagagacagtGGCCAGAATGATGCCCATATT TCGAATGAACTTAGTAGAGAGCCCACACTGGTCAAGGTATATGAAAAAAGccagaagaagaagcaggaTGGATCCGAGGTTAACCCACATACTGTGGAGACAACT GAGGCTTACCGCCAATCGAGGTCCCAAGAGGATAACAACCTTGCCACTCAAGAGTGGCAGGTGAAGGCTATAGGGAGGAAAAAGAAGGGACTTATACAGTGGATGAACTGGCTTCGTCGCCATGGCTTTATCAGTGCATTGGCCGGTTCCTCTGAAATGGCACAACTAAGTGAGGAGCAATATAAGCCACATACTGCAGAGCAGGATGGATCCGGGGTTAACCCACATACTGTGGAGACAACT GAGGCTTACCGCCAATCGAGGTCCCAAGAGGATAACAACCTTGTCACTCGACAGTCGCAGGTGAAGGCTATCGGGAGGAAAAAGAAGGGACTTATACATTGGATGAACTGGCTCCGTCGCCATGGCTTTATCAGTGCATTGGCCGGTTCCTCTGAAACGGCACAACTGAGTAAGGAGCAGTATATGCCACACGCCAAGAAGCAGGATGGATCCGGGGTTAACCCACATACTGCGGAGACAACT GAGGCGTACCGCCAATCAAGGTCCCAAGAAGATAACAACCTTGCTACTCAAGAGTCGCAGGTGAAGGCTACAGGGAGGAAAAAGAAGGGACTTATACATTGGATGAACTGGCTTCGTCGCCTTGGCTTTATCAGTGCATTGGCCGGTTCCTCTGAAACGGCACAACTGAGTGAGGAGCAGTATATGCCACATACTGCGGAGCAGGATGGATCCGGGGTTAACCCACATACTACGGAGACAACT GAGGCTTACCGCCAATCGAGGTCCCAAGAGGATAACAACCTTGCCACTCAAGAGTCGCAAGTGAAGGCTACAGGGAGGAAAAAGAAGGGACTTATACATTGGATGAACTGGCTCCGTCGCCATGGCTTTATTAGTGCATTGGCCGGTTCCTCTGAAACGGCACAACTGAGTGAGGAGCAGTATAAGCAACTGAGTCTAGACTCATTGCATAAGACGTTGACCGAGTATGTGACCATGTGGTCCCAGGTTCAACAGTTCATGGCTCAAATGACCACGACCATAGAGGCCATGTCAGACCGATCCGCTAATACTGTCTTCCCACAACAACATCACTCTCAGCAGCGGCATTCAGATCGACGTGAGCAGAAAGGCGGAGATGATGAGGACGAGGAAAACCATGGCCAGGACGACTCCCAGATGGCTGTAAGCATGACGACGATCTCAGGCCAACCCACTGCTGTTGTCTTTCTGCAGCAACATCACTCCCGGCAACACCGTCCAATCCAATATCAGCCGAGAGGTGGAGATAATGAGGCCAAGGAATACCATGGACAAGATGATGCCCATATG TCGAAGGAAATTGGCAGTGAGCTAACACTAGTGGAGGTATATGGAAAAAACTACGAGAAGAACGAGGATCAATCTTGGGTCAACCCACATGCTACGGAGATAACT GAAACCCACCACCAGGCGATGTCCAAAGAGGATAACAGTCGTACCACTGAAGAGTTGGGGTTCTGGAGGTGGGCGAAGGCTTTAGGGAGGAATAAAAGGAGAATTATCCATTGGATGAACTGCCTCTATCGCCTCGGCTCTATTAGTGGATTGTCCGATCCTTCTGGGATGGCAAAATTGAGTAATAAGCACTATGAGCAACTAACACAAGGGGTAACCTCTTTGAAGGAGATGTTGACCAAGCATGGGACCATGTGGTCCAAGGTTCCACAGTTGATGGACCAAATGACCACAAGCATGGTGGCCATTTCAGACCAACACCCTGATGCTACCATTCCACAACAACAACATTACCGGAAACATCCAGACCAACGTCAGTGGAGAGGCGGagatgatgaggatgaggaaAACCACGGCCACGGCGATGCCCAAGTGGATGCGAGCATGGAGACCATTTCAGATCAACCCCTTAATGCTGTCATTCCACAACATCGTTCCCGGCAACATCGTCCAGACCAACATCAGTGGAGAGGTGGAGATGATGAGGGCGAGGAAAACCATGGCCACGACAACGCCCAAATGGACGCGATCATGGTGGCCATGCCAGGCCCACCCGCCGATGTTGTTTCTCTGCACCCACGTCACTCCCAGCAACGACGTCTGAACCAACGTCGGAAGAGAGGTGGAGATTATGAGGATACGAAAGACCATGGCCAGGACGACGCCCAGATG TCGAGGGAACTTGAAGAAGAGCCCACAGTGGATGAAGTGCGTGATATAAACGACAAAAGAAAGGATGATGCGGAGATAATT GAGACCGACCAACAGACGAGGTCCCAAGAGGATAATAGCCCTGCCACTCAACAACCGAAGGCCCAAATGTGGGCGAATCTTGTGGGGAGGAATAAGAAAGGACGTTTACAGTGGATGAACTGGCTTTGTCGCCTGAGCTCTATCAACGAATTGGCTGGTCCCTCTGAGACGACACAGATGAGTGATGAGCAATTCGACCAACTGAATCAGGAAGTGAGCTCATTCGAGAAGATGTTGACAGAGCAAGTGAACAAGTGGTCCCAATTTCCACAATTCATGGACGAAATGACAGAGAGCATGGCGGCCACGTCAAGCCGACCGACTGATGGTGTCTTTCTGCAACAACATCGCACTCGACAACGCCGTCCAGACCAACGTCCGCAGAAAGATATAAATGATGCGGGTGAGGAAGACCATGAGCAAGACGATGCCCAGACAGCCACGAGCATGGCGGCCATGTTCAGTGGACCCCCTGATGTTGTCTTTCTGCAACAACATCACTCCCAGCAACGCCATTCGAACCAACGCCGACAGAGAGGTggagatgatgaagatgaggaAGATCAGGGCTTGGACAATGCTGAGATGGCTGCGAGCATTGGTGCCATGTCAGGCCAACCCGCTGATGTTGTCTTCCTACACCAGCATCGTTCCCAGCAACGCCATTTGAACCAACGTCATCAGAGAGGTGGAGATGATGAGGTCGAGGAAGATCGTGGCTTGGACGATGCCCAGATTGCCACAAGCATGGTGGCCATGTTAGGCCAACCTACTGATTCTGTCTTTCCGCAGCAGCATCACTCCCAGCAACGTCACCCCAACCAACGTCAAGAGGGAGGTGAAGTTGCTGAGGACAAGGAAGATCGTGGCCAGGGTGCCGAGATGGCTGCGAGCATTGTGGACATGTTTGACCGACCCGCTGATGTTGTATTTTCGCATCTGCATCCCTCCCAACAACGCTGTTCAAATCAACCTTTTCAGAGAGGTGGAAATGTTCGGGACGCGAAAAACCATGGCCTGGATGCTGCCCAAACGGCCACGAGCATGGCAGTTATGTCAAGCCAACTTGCTGATGTTGTCTTTCCACAGCAGCACCATCCGAACCAACGTCAGCAAAGAGgtggagatgaagaagaagaggaaggccATGGCCAGGACGACACCCAGATGGCTGCGAGCATAACAGCCATGTTAGGTCGACCCACTGATGTTGACTTTTTGCAGCAGCATCACTCCAAGCAACGTCATCCGAACCAATGTCAGAAGAGAGATGAAGTTGCTGAGGACAAGGAAGATCGTAGCCAAGACGATGCTGATAGGGCTGCGAGCATTGCAGACATGTTTGGCCGACCCACTGATGTTGTATTTTCGCAGCTGCATCAATCCCAACAACACCGTCCGAACCAACGTCAACAGAGATTTGGAAATGTTGGGGATGCAAAAAACCATGGCCAGAACGATTCCCAAACGGTCGCGAGCATGGTGACCATGTCAGGCCAACTTGCTGATGCTGTCTTTCCACAGCAGCATCATTCCCAGCAGTGCCATCCAAACCAACGTCAGCAGAGAGGTggagatgatgaagaagaggaataCCATGGCCAGGACCACGCCCAGATGGCCGTGAGCATGGCAGCCATGTTTGGCCAACCCATAGATGTTGCCTTTCTGCAGCAGTATCACTCCCAGCAACATCATCCGAACCAAAGTCAGCAAAGAGGTGGAGATGAGCATGAGGAAGATCGTGGCCAGGACGATGCCCAGATGGCCGCAAGCACTAAGGCCATGTTAGGCCAAGCCGCTGATGTTGCCTTTCCACAGCAACATCACTCCCAACAACGTCATCCGAACCAACGTCAACAGAGAGGTGGAGATGATGAGTTCGAGGAAGATCGTGGCTTGGATGATGCCCAGATTGCCGCAAGCATGGTGGCCTTAGGCCAGCCTATTGATGCTGTCTTTTCACAGCTCCATAACTCCCAACAATGCCGTCCGAACCAACGTCGGTAG